In Methylobacterium aquaticum, the following are encoded in one genomic region:
- a CDS encoding DUF6505 family protein produces MSLKLPRTLRLDPSDTLVFPHAAPPGEWAVTGSFLFLDEDPAALVGKERAAFRAGFVGIDSFGFSTLVVVSEASPAERDAATEALAAQFQDRLGAPDRASALAAAREEIAVAESLCGPAVGTVLALHRTLEDGEIRERFRALRPREGAVPGSDRRHAYARAFDFYETDDEPEERVDLAGLLAGKPDGDPR; encoded by the coding sequence GTGAGCCTCAAGCTCCCCCGCACCCTGCGGCTCGACCCTTCCGACACCCTGGTCTTTCCCCACGCCGCCCCGCCCGGCGAATGGGCGGTGACCGGCAGCTTCCTGTTCCTCGACGAGGATCCGGCGGCGCTGGTGGGCAAGGAGCGGGCGGCGTTCCGGGCCGGCTTCGTCGGGATCGACTCCTTCGGCTTCTCGACCCTGGTGGTGGTGAGCGAGGCGAGCCCGGCCGAGCGCGACGCCGCGACCGAGGCGCTGGCCGCGCAGTTCCAGGACCGCCTCGGCGCGCCGGACCGGGCGAGCGCGCTCGCCGCCGCCCGGGAGGAGATCGCGGTGGCGGAATCGCTCTGCGGCCCGGCGGTCGGCACCGTGCTGGCGCTGCACCGGACGCTGGAGGACGGCGAGATCCGCGAGCGTTTCCGGGCGCTCCGCCCGCGGGAGGGCGCGGTGCCCGGAAGCGACCGGCGCCACGCTTATGCCCGCGCCTTCGATTTCTACGAGACCGACGACGAGCCGGAGGAGCGGGTCGACCTCGCGGGATTGCTCGCGGGCAAGCCGGACGGCGATCCGCGATGA
- a CDS encoding biotin/lipoate--protein ligase family protein → MSSVDPPGLMLPPAFRPLRLSASAGTAHDRACALATGDDEAAGTLVVGARPGTLEVAVVLAPEERLAVARRVGIVGLTALVEAVGSHAPPDKPVTLDAAGTLFFDRARLGGGRLASPEGCIEEAVPDWLVFSWMLIASKREAGDPGHTPDSTSLEEEGFEAGPDALVESFARHLLRGLALWGEDGPDAALARARAHLDADPAAVRLDGSGWFDPARGGPRL, encoded by the coding sequence ATGAGTTCCGTCGATCCCCCCGGCCTGATGCTGCCCCCGGCCTTCCGGCCGCTGCGCCTCTCCGCCTCGGCCGGGACGGCGCATGACCGGGCCTGCGCGCTCGCGACGGGCGACGACGAGGCCGCCGGCACCCTGGTGGTCGGCGCCCGGCCCGGCACCCTGGAGGTCGCGGTGGTGCTGGCGCCCGAGGAGCGGCTGGCGGTCGCCCGCCGCGTCGGGATCGTCGGCTTGACCGCGCTCGTCGAGGCGGTCGGCAGCCATGCCCCGCCCGACAAGCCGGTGACGCTGGACGCAGCCGGCACCCTGTTCTTCGACCGGGCCCGCCTCGGCGGCGGGCGGCTGGCCTCTCCCGAGGGTTGCATCGAAGAGGCGGTGCCGGACTGGCTGGTCTTCTCCTGGATGCTGATCGCCTCGAAGCGCGAGGCGGGCGATCCCGGCCACACTCCCGATTCGACCTCGCTGGAGGAGGAGGGCTTCGAGGCCGGTCCCGACGCGCTGGTCGAGAGCTTCGCCCGCCACCTGTTGCGCGGGCTCGCGCTCTGGGGAGAGGACGGGCCCGACGCCGCGCTCGCGCGGGCCCGCGCCCACCTCGATGCCGACCCCGCGGCTGTCCGCCTCGACGGGAGCGGCTGGTTCGATCCCGCCCGGGGAGGCCCGCGCCTGTGA